The region TCTCCGGTTATCATTCTCTTGAATCCTTTGAATAAACCTCCACCGGTTGAAGTCTGCATTTCAATACCTTCTTCCATGAACATCATTGCGCCTGCTTCGGCGCGTACTCCTTCTTGCGGATCTAATTCGATCTCCACAAGTTGCATCTCGTCACCATAGATTTTGTAATCGATAATATCAGTCATTTTTATTTCATCCTTGGTTTTTTTTCATTGAGATAGACCGAAGAAACTGAAAGAGACTGAAAAAATAAACATATTCAGTTTTCTTCAATTTTTTTCAGTTTATTCTGATGAATTAAATAAATGAAATAAGTTCATTAAACTCGTTAACTATCAAATCTGCATCGGAAAGATCCTGCTCTCCGGAATTAAATTTCTGGAAACCGATACATTTCATTCCTGCTGATTTTGCGGCTTTTACTCCATTGAACGAATCTTCAATAACGATACATTCTTCAGGTTTTACTTTCAGAAGTTCAGCAGTTTTGAGAAAAATATCCGGTTCCGGTTTTCCGTTCTTTATTTCATTTCCACTTACGATCACTTCGAAGAAATGTCTGATTTGAAGTTTTTCCAGAATTAAATCCACCAACTTTTTGGTTGTTGAAGAAGCAACTGCTAATTTAATATTTTTGTTCTTTAACTCATTTATAA is a window of Candidatus Cloacimonadota bacterium DNA encoding:
- a CDS encoding HAD family phosphatase yields the protein MKPKAIIFDMDGVILNSEPIYYEVQMKFFRELGINISADEYSTFVGLSQTEMWKRILKKFDSTSIRQLTDGVEYNFSTLNKINLLEELITKNNKLNYQHFSKLENLKPTPNLIDFINELKNKNIKLAVASSTTKKLVDLILEKLQIRHFFEVIVSGNEIKNGKPEPDIFLKTAELLKVKPEECIVIEDSFNGVKAAKSAGMKCIGFQKFNSGEQDLSDADLIVNEFNELISFI